Sequence from the Dethiosulfovibrio faecalis genome:
TGGTACTGCGATTCGCTTCGTGGGAGAGTAGGTCGCTGCCAAGAGTCTTTTCTATTTTTTCTACTCCCAGCCCCGATCATCCTTCGATGGTCGGGGCTGGATGCGTTATCATGCTTCCTAGATGGGCTTTCTTCCGTTAAAATAATACGGATAAGGAGGTGGACGCAGATGGCCAAGATAGGCATAATATCGGATACCCACGGTGACCTTCACTCTTGGCAGAAAGCCTCGTCTCTGTGGGGAGATGTGGAGTTGGTGCTGCATTGCGGCGATATCCTGACCCATCCCGAGACCTTGGCCAGTCGCCATCTCGCAGAGGAGATGAACCTTTCGCAGGTTCCCGTCATGATCTCTCGTGGAAACTGCGACAGGGATTGCGATCAGGATTTTCTGGTGTGGCCGATCTCGTCTCCTTACCTGTCGCTGTTTTGGAGGGGGCGATTCATCCTCGCGGGACACGGACATCGATTTTCCGGGCTGATAGATCTCTCCAGGAGATGTCGGCCCGCTCTGGTGGTGACGGGACATACCCACGTTGCCTCTCTGGTCAGAGAGGACGGTGTGGTTTACCTCAACCCCGGATCGGCTAGCGCCCCGAGAAGAAGGGATCCTGCAAGTTTTGCGATCGTGAGCGAGGACGATATAGAGATCGTCACGCTGGAGGGTTTACAGCTGCACAGGGAAAGATGGTAATATGGATCTATATAGGTTGTCAGAGGAGGTCCTGTTAAATGAGCCCAACTCAGGAGAGACAGAAGATCAACGAAGCGGATATGTACGCAGAGGGTATGAATAAAGGGGAAGAAAAGATAATCCTGGTTTTCGGATTGAACGAGGAGAACTTCGGTCTTGACGTCCAGGATATCAGAGAGATAGTCAGGGTCCCTCCCATCATCACCAGAGTCCCTAACGCGCCGCCTCACATCAAGGGAGTCATCAACCTCAGAGGGACCATCGTGCCGGTTTTGGATATATCCATGCGTATCGGCGGAGGCTCCAACGAGGAAACATCCGAGTCCAGGATAATAGTGGTGGAATATTCGGACGTTCTGTTCGGCATATTGGTCGACGACGTCAAAGAGGTCAACACGATATATGAGTCCCAGATCGAGCAGGTTTCCGATCTCGACTCCGCCGTGGATCAGGAGTTTATGAGGGGTGTAGCAAAAATGGAGGACGGTCGTCTGATAGTTCTCCTGGATCTTCCCGCTCTTTTTCAGATAGAGGGCCTTGTAGAG
This genomic interval carries:
- the yfcE gene encoding phosphodiesterase — translated: MAKIGIISDTHGDLHSWQKASSLWGDVELVLHCGDILTHPETLASRHLAEEMNLSQVPVMISRGNCDRDCDQDFLVWPISSPYLSLFWRGRFILAGHGHRFSGLIDLSRRCRPALVVTGHTHVASLVREDGVVYLNPGSASAPRRRDPASFAIVSEDDIEIVTLEGLQLHRERW
- a CDS encoding chemotaxis protein CheW, whose amino-acid sequence is MSPTQERQKINEADMYAEGMNKGEEKIILVFGLNEENFGLDVQDIREIVRVPPIITRVPNAPPHIKGVINLRGTIVPVLDISMRIGGGSNEETSESRIIVVEYSDVLFGILVDDVKEVNTIYESQIEQVSDLDSAVDQEFMRGVAKMEDGRLIVLLDLPALFQIEGLVEDEGRG